A segment of the Camelus bactrianus isolate YW-2024 breed Bactrian camel chromosome 22, ASM4877302v1, whole genome shotgun sequence genome:
CACTGGAGGCAGGACagcagcctgtgcaaaggcacagaggtgtgggaaggcagtttggtgACTGGGGGAGCAGAGTAAGGGGGGCCCCAGAGACAGAGGGGTGGGTGGAGGCCGTTTGACGGCCCTGTGCTAGGAGGCCACAGGGAGGCTGTGGGACCCCTGCCTACATTGTGGATGGCACTGGCAAGAGACAGAACCCAGCCCCTCAAAGGGGGAACTGGAGCCAGGGAGGTGTGAGTGAGTCTCCAGGAAGGACAGGCTACAGCTGGCTCCCACTCAGCCCCATGGCCTTTGAAGCTGAAGTCCTGCCCTCAACTCAGCCACCAACAAATGGTGATGCCACATGCCTGCCCAGGGTCAGGCCAAGCCCTGTGACTGGGGGATTCCAAGCCAGTCTGCGAGCCTCTAGGGACTTAGCCCTCCCAGGCACAACCACGGTCAAGCTTGCCTTTCCTGAGGACCTGCCTTGGGACCATAAGAACTGAATGGTGTAGACATGCCCAGAGCTGAGCACCCCCAGCATGGCTGGGTGGCCGACCATGGAACCTTCCACCTGGGAGGTGCTGGGCAGCTGAGGCGGGGCCTGCCCCATGGCCCAACCCCTCACCACCCCCAACACCCCAGCACTCAGCTCCAAAACTCTGGCTTGCACTCAGGCCTTGAACCTTCTGCCCAGAGCCCAAATGACCCCTATGTGTCTGGGCTCAGCCGCAAACCCAGCCCAGCTGGCGGCCCATGAGTGGCTGTAGAACCCGTGGACCAACGGTGGGCATTCCGCGACGCTCCGGGTGCCTCCTCTCTGAGCCAGGGGTGCATGAGGCCGGGCCACCTGTGCGGTGTCCACAGTGGCTGGTGGGCATGCCACCCTGCTCGCCAGGGTCCTGAGCGTGGGGTCCACCACAACTCCATCCTCGGCAGCATGGACCATCTCTCTGTGGGTGCCTTGGTCCTCAGGGACACCTTGACAGGTGAGGCAGAGGGGCGGGTCCAGGCAGGTCTTGGCTCTGAGCGAGACGGCCACAGCAGGCCCACGAGAGAATCCAGCTGGTCCTGGGGCCCCAGTGCCTGGGGGGCCCCCCTTGGCTCCTCTTGGTGATGATGGGATGACTCTCAGTGGCTCCGTCCTCTGGGGCTGAGGCACGCCGAGCAAAAACGCGAGATCGGGTAGGAAAGATCCTTTTATTGGGGTGGACACGGAGCACGCACTAGTCCATGATAAAATGACTTAAGAGAAAGATCCAGAAGGGCTGACTTCTCCCCCTTACGCATGCTCAGAGCAAGGTCTGGGCACCGAATAGGTCCCGGTGGAGCTCGAGACAAGGCAAAGTCTTTAAGGCCCAGACCGGCAGGTGGGAGCCGGGAGTAAGGCCTGCTTCCACCCCCGCCACCAGGCCACAGCAGGGCCCTGGCTCTAGACCCTCGCAGACTCACTCCAGTTTTCCAGAGGAGAACTGGGGAGCAAGAGGAGGGGGActggaggtggagaggtgagtaacaggttgtttttttaaaaagcatctacCAACATCACACTACTACTGGGTCTGACGTCCCCTTTAACCATCGCTTGGTACATTTTACAGCATAAATAAAAACTCAGGGAAAATAAATACATCGGCTCCTATGAGGTTGGAAGTGGTGTGGACTGTGGGGCATGGGTGGGCCGGCggcaggagtgggtgggggcGCTTACACAAGGCGGGCGGGCAAGGAGCAGACAAGACAGGAGGCGCCTGTGGGGGAGCGGGAGTCTTAAGTGTCCTCGTGCATGTCTGGGCTGTCGGTCCGGGCGACCTTGCGGGGGGGTGCCGAGCTCTCGCCTTCGAGGTCCACTTGCTCCTGGTCTCTCTTCTTGGCGGCATTCTAGGGGTAGAGGGGAAGGAATGGGGGCAGTGAGTCTTCCTTTAAGGGAGCTCCTGAAATCTGCTCCTGGCCTTGGGGCTCTGATGCATCACAGAGCTGGGCCTGGAGTGGGGCACTGACCTAGGGCCCCTGGCTGGGCGGCCCCTTCTGCCACCTAGACCTGCCCCACTAAGCCACGATCCCCTGGAGACACCAGCCTGTGATGGGCACTTCAAGGAGTCACCAGGACTCTCAACAATTCACACACGGCCCATTTCTCAGATACCCAGAGGGCAAAGGGCACTCATGAGCCACCTGGGGAAGCCCAGGAATTAACCACAGAATAGGAAAGCTCGCTGGTTGGGGAAAATCTCCTTTCCTCACTGGTGGGAATCAAGGCTGGTGGGGTGGAGGCGGGTGGTACTAGGCCAGGAGCTTAGGTTTTCTGAGCAGTCACATCATCACGGGGTCCCCCTCCAACCTCACTCACAGCAGGTCGCTGTCCAGTGTTCAACCTTAGGGGAAATACGAACTGGCCAAGCTGCCAAACTACACATGGAGATcttcagtaaagaaaaagaaaaaatatctaacTGTCAGAAAGGCAGCCTCTTGGGGGGATGACAGGGGTGGCTACTTTTCACTGCAGCTACACAGCCTTGTAGTGCCTGGATCTTTAATCGTATGTACATTTCACCACTGAACAAAGATTCCAAGAAACAACACTGAGGTCTACCTGCTCCCAGGTCTGGGCCTCAGTACAGCTTACCAAGTCCCTGCTCATCCCTAAGCACCAGAGCCCTGTGGCCCCTGCACAGCCATTCCTTCCTCTAGAACATTCTTCCCTCTCCTGGATTGCCTGGCAAACTCCTATTCACCCCTGAAGTCCCCACTTGAATACCCAGTCTCCCAGCCACCCATGTCCTTCCCCTAGTCAGAGCCCCATGCTGGGCACCATGTTCCCCCCTGAGTCCCAGCACCCGAACCCCTGCCTGCCTTACCTTTTTGTCCCATTGCTGATGTAGGTAGCGcaaaagaatatttgttttttctgtcacAATGACTGAGAAGGAAAGACAAACAAAGTTGCAGGAAGAGGCTGCAGGGAAGCTGGCTGTAGGCATCGCAGCCCCCATCCCGGCCTGCACTGTCCTCCCTGGACGAGCTTACCCTTTCCTGGCCTCTGGGCTGTGTCTACCCTGAGTGGCCCTTCTGGGACTCAAGTCGCCACCCTCAACCCAGGAGGAGATTTCAGGAAGCCAAGCACTTTCCCTCCTGAGCACATGCCACTGACCGGGGCCCAAGCCGGCTGCTCTGATGGGgtccctgctgctcagggagagGCTGATTCTTAAACCGAGTGTAGATTCCACTCTCAGGCAGGGACTGAGCCCCAGCACAACAGCTCATGGGGGTGTTTTCCCAAGCAAACAAGGAGCACAGACCTATACGGCTGTGACCCAGTGACCACAGAACGCGCCCTGCAGGGTCCAGGTGGATTCGTTCTCATGGGTAAAATGAAATATCACGACCACGACAAAACCACCTTGAGGTTGCTGTGCTCTGCAGGCTCCAGCCCATTCCCTGCAGGTCCTCCATTGAGACGCCCCCTCCTCCAACTTCCCACCCCGGGATGGGCTGGGTCCCCCACCCCACAGTACAAGTCTGGGGATCTACGACGTGGAACCAGCTGGGGATGCCTAATGTgatgggaggtggaggggagagggccaGAGAGCAGCAGACAAGGGTCAGCTCAGGACCCTGCAGGGCCGGATATGGATGCCAGTGTGGAGAGTGGGAGGGTCCCAGGGAAAGCTGGGCTTCCCGCTGTTCCCAGGGTCTGGGAGCTGACCAGCTTCCCACAGGTCCCTCCTGCACCACCCTCTAGCCCATCCCCTGGGCAGCCAGGATGGGATGACAGAGGCCACTTACTCTGTTCGGATGGGTACTCCCGAGTGGGCAAGTAGACTGAGGGACGTCGGTTCTGTGGGAGGGTCGGGAAGGCGCGGGTTAGGAGAGCAGATGGGTCAGCCTGGGGTCCCCTCACCCCTCAACTCGGCACCCACCCTCCAAGGCAGATCAAAAGACATGCAAGGAGATCAAATGGGGCTGTGCTTGAAGCTCAGCCTTTGTCCCTGGGGACATTCCAATCTGGGGATACACATcaccccagcccctcacccccaggCAGCTCATGGCCTCCATACTCACCGAGGCTTTGCATACAGAGTCGGCATGAAATCGACTAAAATTGCTTTTGTTGTAGACAGGCAGTCCTTTCAAAAAATCTGCCTAGAAGACAGGGAAAACAGGAATTGAGAAACCAGGCAGCAGGCTGGGCCACCCCTGGAGCACCTGGAGGGGCGGGCCACCGGGCAACTTCTGGTTTCCTTCTTCTGTTCCCTTGAGAATGCACGCTTGAGCTGGCTGCCTGATGTGCACACTGTCATGACCAAACCAATCTTTGGGTGAGGGTATGTTCTCCCACGGGGTTGTCACAACAGTCATGTCACTGGGTgagaagtgaggaaactgaggcttggagaggacAGGTCACTTGTTTAAAGTCAAAAGCAAGCAGTCGGGTGGGGAGTCAGAGCCGGGCCCATCTGACTGTGGACCTGCCCTCTGTGCTGTTGATTAATCAAATTCCCGGTCTCGCCTCTATTTATGCCCTGCAATAGCAACCAGGGATGGAGAAAGACTTGTCCACCCTAAGAAACCCCAAGGACCCATGTGACAATAaatggggctgggggagcaggagTCTGGGTGAAGGGGAAAGAGCAGCTGGGATACAGGGGCTGCCAGGACATAGGACCAGGAGTCCAGGGTCAACCGAGCAATGAGTTCCAAGAAAATTCGGAAATCCAAGTTCCAATGTGTCAGTGTCAGTCTTCCAAAACTGGCTGAGCTCTATAAAACGCTGTATGGACCAGGGTCAGCTTGAGGGCAGCTCCTGGGGTCCCCACACCCAAAGGCTGCCCTGAAAGGGGGGAATGCCTCCCGAGGAGAGGACCAGAAGCCTGAAGGGAGTAGGCTGGCTCCTCCCTGCCACCTGCTGCCTGGGATAGTGGCTTGGGTGCTAGAGGTTTCAAGCCCACAAGATGCCAGGGAGCCAGGGACAGAATTCATTCACAGCCCTGACTCTTAGAAAGTCCTTTTTCCCAGACACTCTGGCATCAGCTCGGCAAGGAAGGGCAAGGGCTCTGGAAGGGTAGGACCCTAACTCTGGGTGGGGGGCAGGTCTCTGCCACAAGATGGGGGGAATAAAAGCCAACGGGAACTGAGTCTACCTCgggaaactgaagcacaagaGACTCTGGGGTGCTGAGGAGGGACGAGACTGACAGCTAGGGGCAAGAAGCGACTTCCCAGAAGAGCAGGAGGGCAACGCTGTGACACGCCTGGAGCCTGGAGCGAGACAGCTGGGGAGGGGCTCCCCATGTGGACCAGGGGCTTCCCAAGCTGGAGTCACCCCATcatccagatgaggaaacaggcagaaAGGTCATATAACACTTGTCAGAGGTCACCTAGCCCCCAACGAGAAAACAAGGAAGCTGACTGAACCCAGAGGCCAAGCTCCTGTGACTTACCCCCTGTGAAAACAGAGGGCTCAGAGCCCCTGCAGGTTACATAAACCCTCCCTCAGGTGGTCCCTCGTCATGCCTGAGCCCAGCGTTACACCATCGGGGATGCTGCTGTTCAGGGGATCCCCAACCACCCTCCATGGGACCTACCCCTCCTCTGCAAGGCCCCAGCAAGACCTCGATGGGGTGGGCCAGCCAGGGGAGCTAGATTATGTATGGGCCTCCTGCTCCCACCCAGGACGTGGCCCTCACACCTGGGGGTCATGCCCTGGAGCCAGCTCAGAGCCCCTCAAACCTGCCTCCCTGTCCCAGGACCCTTGCTTCAGCTCAGCCCCAGACTACGGAGCCAGCTTCATCCACCCAGCAAGGTCTTCTCAGGACCTGACTACGTGGCAGAACCCATGCCAGGCACCAGGGCACCATGAGGACCCAGAGAAGACCTAGTCCGGGCCCTGGGAGCAGCCTGCACAGGGGACACAGGTGTGCTCAAAGAGCCATTCAGTGAATGTACAGTGGCCATGAGGCCAGGGTGCCACAAAGTACCATGTGAGGCCCGTtatggcaggaggtgggggcagggaacgCTGGCTGGTCTGGGGGATTGGGAAGGACTGCCCAGATGCACTGATGCAGGCCTGAGACTTGTAGGGAGAGGAGAGGTCCCAGTCCTTGTCAAACCCCTCCTGGCTCAACCTGGCCCACTCTGGCCTCCTGCCACACCTCTTCAGCCAGTGCCACCCTCCAGGAATGCCCCTCCTTTCTCCATGTGGGAAACACCCGTCTCTCCAGCCAGCTCAAAatgccccctgccccttccctctccccacacctcgGGAGCCTCTGCCAGAGCCCTGCTCACACCCCAACGAGATCATCTGTTTACACGTCCACTTCCCTCACTGGGCTGCCCCCTCcctgaggcagagggcagggcagggctggctcaACCCGGGGCCCCTGGCAGGGCTTACATGGGGCTGGTGGGAGAGTGATGAGAAGTGTGGGAACCTCAGACCTGCACTCAATCCTGGAAGGgccccttcctggctgtgtggctgGGAGCCAGTGATCTCCCAGGCTGGCCACCCCCTCTGTGAACTGGGGGTTACAGCAGCAGCAGGGACTCCCTCCGAGGGTTGTTCTGAGTCTCAGTAAGACAACAAAGGGAAAAAGCTTTTCACAGAGCTCCCTTGAGGGCACCTGTTAGCATCAATGCATctgtgctgaataaatgaatgaagacagGGTACGGCCAGCACTTCCTATCAGCCAAACAGGAAAACAAGGCCTCAGGTACAGGGGGAAATCTTCACCTCAGCCAGACAAATCCTAGCTACAGCTGGGCCCAGAAGCCATCCTTTGCCTCAGCAAACACTGAATACCTGTGTGCCAGTCCCTGTGCAGGCAGCCTGCCAGTGACCCAACCAAAACAAGATGAAATGGTATGCAGAGTGAGGAGAGACAGGGGGGCCTCCTGCAGTCAGGAGGGGCCCTCTGAGAAGGGAGGTGATGTTCAGAGGAGGAAGAGCACTCCAGGCACAGAGTaacaggtgcaaaggccctggggaggcagggactTGGAGTGTGAAGATGTGAAAACAAGGCCACTGTGGCCGGAGCTTGTGGAAGGAGGGGTGAAGAGGTGAGGAGCTGAGGTCAGAGGGAGGCAAGGACCATGGAGGCCAAGGAGCTGGGGTTGCATTGGGGTTACAAAAGGAAGTCCCTGAGTGTTTTGTAAGTTAGAAAGTGATATAACCCAATTTACATCTTTAAAGGCTCCCTCTGGTTTTGGGTGAATTACAGGCTGCCAGTGGGGTGAGATGAAGTCAAGAAGACCCGGGAGAAGGCTGGAGTAGGTGTTCAGATGGGAGATGGCAGTGCCTGGACCAGGGTGGGAGGCATGGATGGATTCAGAATCCATTCTGGAGACACAGCCAATAGAATCCTCAAATGGACTGGGCATGGGTGATGAGGTTGCAGCCAGGAATGAAGGACAATACCCAGGCTTGGGGACCCACATACTAGGAACTCACCACTTTCCCATATTCTTCCTGACAAGAGGTCTTTTGCCCAATCCCCACCACATCCCAAGGACTACGGATTGGGGGCTGAGACCCTGGGTGTGGGGACAATGGCGTTTGACTTACCCTGACTAAAGCTTCCATCACCCCTATCAGCCTTGGGGATGCCAAATAGTAGAGGATGGAAGGGGCTTCAGCCCAACTGAGGCTGTCCTACTTCACAAGTTGGGAGACTGAACTTCAAGAACCATAAGACCCAAATCCCAGGATGAATGAGTGGTCCAAGGGGGATTTTAACCTCCCAACAATCAGTTGGCATTATCCCCTCTGCGAGATGAGGAGGCAGCTGGGAGGGGATGTCACCAGCCCAGAGTCACCCAGTTCATCTGTTGAGCGTTCCCTGTTCCAAGCCCTTCACGACGTCAGTTCCTTAAATTATCACAATCCTATGAGGTCTGGACTACTGATACCCCCGTTTAACACGAAAAAGGCCTGGGAATCGGAGAGATGAAGTTGCTCCCTCTTAGAGGTGGTCGGGGCCGTAATGTCGGAGGTGGGGTCTGGGCTCTAGGGCAGCAGGGCAATTTGCGATGTCGCACTTCCTCTGGTGACAAAGCCCCGCATGTCACGATGTgaagccccctccccgccccgacGCTCAGGCCCGCCTCCCAAACCCTTCTGAACTGGAAAGGCCCAGGCCAGGCCCGCCGAGGATGAGGTCTGAGTTAGGGGTCTCGGGGGACTCCAATCCCACCCCCAGGCGATTTCCGGGGGAGCCGCGACCCGGAAATGAATGAATTGTCAAGGCCGGGAAGCCTAGATGGGGTCAGGGGTCGGAGATAGAGTCAGGGTGGGGTAAGCAAGAAGCTCACAGCAGGGTCCGGGGGTCGAAAGTCACAGGTCAGAGCGATAGGCGGGGCCGAGCCCTAGGGGGCCGGGCAGGGATGTGAGGGGCCTCGGAAATTACTGGAGGTGGGTGGGCCCGCGACGCCATTTTGTCGAGCGGAGGGGGAATATGGGCCTGGCGGCCGCCCTTACCATCTTTTGTTTTCTCCGTCGCCGCCTCAGCCACCGCCTcagccgccgccaccgccaccgcagccgccttagCCGCCGCCGCACAGTAACTTCCAGCCACGGCACAGCCCACACTGATGGTGCGGCCGCCCTTCCGTCATTGGCCCGCCCTCTAGCCCCGCCTCCAGGTTATGCGGTATTTGCGCGCTCCCATTGGCCAAATCCGGCTAAGTCACGCGCCCATTGGTCGTCACGCCTCCACCCTTCGTGGTCAAGTTCGGTTGAGAGAGCAAAACCCCGCCCGGGACTTGCAAGCGGTGAGGAGTAAAATCCGGAAGTGGGCGGGGGCCCCGCCCCCAAAGCCTCTTGGGATTTGTAGTCCACAACTCTCGGAGGTCCTGTAGGTCTGTTTCTAGCGTTTGCTACCCTTTTTCATATGGTAGCTTATGGGATTCTCACGGCAACCCCGGAATAATGCGGACTCACCGTAACAAtactcccagcctcctccctggagtTCCAACCTTAGGTTTCAGTGTATCTAAGCTGCTCCCTCACTAGCTTCTTGAGTATCTTTGAACTGACAGCTCAGACTCTTGTTCAAACACTTCCTGTAGCTCCCTAGTACTCCAGAGATCCAGTTCCACCTCCTCGGCCCCAAAATCTGGACCTCTCCGGCCACCCTCGACCACCTTTTATCCCTATCCCTGTCCAATCCCTCCTCCCTGTGGCCGTCCCAGATCttaccacctcctccaggaaaccttTCCTGGCTGCGTTCTTCCCAAGACTAAATCAGGTGCCTCCTCTAGGCTCCAGAGCCCTCACAATCCTCCGCCCAGCCCTGACTCCACTGTGTCCAAACTTCCTGGGTACGATCAAGCTTCCCACCCCCTCACCAGCCTTACAGCCTGGAGAGAACAAGGACTTATTGAGGAAGTACTCAATATGACAACgcagtgaaagagaaaagagcaCCTCATTTTATAGGAACCAAATGCACCTCAAAGAGCTAAGgtcttgctcaagatcacacagcccaTTTCCAAGGGATAGGTGATGAATTCAAACCCTTCCCACCTCACTACAAGCCTTTCTGGAACTGAGAATTATGACATTTTATAAGACaagtagaaatttaaatatttattagactTTTAATGACATTAGGAATTACTGACCATTTTTCTAAGCTCTGAAAAGTTTTGCGAATATGTATTAAAGGGTCTTTATCTTGGAGAGATGCGTTCTGAAgtatttacagaagaaataaCCTGATGCCTGAGATTTGCATCTCAGGAGAGGGCAGGATGTGTTGCAGGTATTGGTGGTCAGAGAGGTGTACAAGGTCACACGGGCGTTCACTGTACCATTCTGTGGACTGTTGCTTATGTTAGAAATTCTTCCTAATTCAAAAGCGTAAAAAGGCACTTGGCAAGGTCTGAGTTCCCATTCCGCCTTCCAGACCAATCCAAGATTTCTCCCCCTGGGCCACCAGAAATTTGAGGAGGATTCATGTCCGTCCGAGTCCGACTCGTCGCTGCTCTCCAGCTCCCAACAAAAACGGTGGTAGGCTAAGCGAGGAAAATGCTTTAAtagtggcggggggtgggggatcCCCGCCGGCAGCGTCGCGCTCCTCAATGGCTCAATGATTTGCGGCCCTTGTGCATGCGGCGAAGAATGACCTGGACGCCAGCTGGCGTGCTCAAACGCCGTATCCAACCGTGCTTGTGCTTGCGTTTGATGTTACTCGGCTGATACTCGTTCCCGCGCGCCTTGCCCCGGGTCTGCTGCATGGCGGGGTGTCCCCAAGCGTCGGGAAGACCCAGCCAGGCCCGGGGCTGGAGCCACCTGCAGGGGTAGAGAGACGGCGAGAAAGGTCAGAGGGGGCGCTGTGTTACTTCTGCGTGGAGCTCAACCTCTTCGAGCTTCGGCTTCCCGATTCATGCTGTGCCCGGACAGAGCCTGGCAACAAAACACGCTTCAGGAGTTCGCAAGGCATTGGCAGGTCATGTAGTCAGTAAACAGCTGGCGCCAGCCCCCGACACCGCCCTTACTCCCAGATTTGGGAATGGGTCCCCCTGAGGACTCACCTGTCACCCAGTAGCGCCGCTGACCTACTGACGGGGCCCAACAGGCGACCCACAGATCTGACAAAGAAAGCCATGTCCAACTGCGTGTCACGTTGTCCCGCGGCCACTTTTCCAAAGCCGGTAGGTTCCGCAGTGCGGAATGAGGACTTCTGGGCAACGTAGTTTCTCCTACAGCGGAGCACGCATGCCGCGGGGGCCTCCGGAAGTTGTAGTTCTACGTCTGCACTGTATACTTCAGACGAGAGCGTCTGTGCCCACAGAGGTGTGTGGACCAGCAAGTGGTAGGCGAAGGGCACCTCCTCCGCATGCGCGTGCATACTAGCTCTTATATCCTGGGGTCTGCTGGGAGTTGTAGTTCTTTCTCCTGCAGACCTGCAGAGGGCGCCCTGGGGTAACGGTGGCGCAGCTGGTGGCAGTCTCAGGAAACGGCTGGTTGAATCTCCCACGCCCAGCGGGAGTCGGGCAGATGGCACACAGCTGGCTGGCAGCTATCCTTTGGCCCCAGCCAAGTCTCCGCCCCTTGGCTGGGAGCCCAGGAGGTCTGAGTTCGAGTTGGCTGGATGTCCTTGGGGTGGTCATTCAATTTCTCAGTCTGCAAAACTCAAGGTTTGCAGGCTTGTCCTTGGCAGTGCCTCCATTCAGGCCCTAGAAGAATTTTTCTAATTCTCCTATCTGAGCCCTTTCCCTTCTCACACACCCTCTATGGCTCCCTATTGCCCCAAGGAAAATATCCAGCTCCTCTGGCAGGCATTTGAAACCCACTCTTAACATACGCACACACCCTAAATTTCAGCTACACCCTCCTTTGCCTGGTACACCcctattcatcttttaaaaatcctccTCAGATGCTCTCCCTTCCACCAGTCCTCTGGCCCATCACTGCTCTCCCCAGACTCTCCTGAAGCCCAGGGGGGCCGTCAAGGGCCAGGCTTGCAGCTGAGTCCCTGCAGGCACCCCAGCATCTCCcagtttggggagggagggagattttTCTGCATGAATAAACTGTAGTCTCCTGGGAGCACCCTGAGTGGGCAAGAGTGGGTGACTGGACCTAATCCAGCTCTGGCAGCAAATTCCAGGGGATGGGAGTGGGCAAGAAATGGTTAACCCCTTGTCCTCTGAAGCCTGTCCTACCTGCATCATCATTTGGCAAACCACTACAATACTACATCGGTACAATAATGCCAA
Coding sequences within it:
- the DDA1 gene encoding DET1- and DDB1-associated protein 1 — translated: MADFLKGLPVYNKSNFSRFHADSVCKASNRRPSVYLPTREYPSEQIIVTEKTNILLRYLHQQWDKKNAAKKRDQEQVDLEGESSAPPRKVARTDSPDMHEDT
- the MRPL34 gene encoding large ribosomal subunit protein bL34m, whose translation is MHAHAEEVPFAYHLLVHTPLWAQTLSSEVYSADVELQLPEAPAACVLRCRRNYVAQKSSFRTAEPTGFGKVAAGQRDTQLDMAFFVRSVGRLLGPVSRSAALLGDRWLQPRAWLGLPDAWGHPAMQQTRGKARGNEYQPSNIKRKHKHGWIRRLSTPAGVQVILRRMHKGRKSLSH